The following coding sequences are from one Ornithodoros turicata isolate Travis chromosome 1, ASM3712646v1, whole genome shotgun sequence window:
- the LOC135373373 gene encoding zinc finger protein 883-like: MTPLMAQIKEEPQDCSSSEHLLVVVKTERYDATIPEGQDHVGHSNDTSSEEAVASTGLLHIKDEPKDICDSAFNSSNAQFSIKTTAQCPFDNTVPVTVDVRPTDFRPGDYAPDQKETQQPSESSITDHEKDRMYKCSVCSATCIDIDHLEVHLRTNKVNRFTCDTCRHKPTQATGMKSHKCDLCSAEFSSSSNMRRHKQTHTGEKPFKCDLCPAEFSRSTNLRCHKQTHTGEKPYKCDACHAKFSHITNLQRHKLTHTGEKPYKCNLCPAEFSRSTDLQRHTHTHTGKKPYQCDLCPAEFIQRMHLRHHKQTHTGEKPYKCDTCHAKFSRSTDLRRHMLTHTGEKPHKCSRCPAEFSRSTDLQAHTHMHTGEKPYRCDICSAEFSRSSNLRYHKQKHKGEKLYKCDVCPAEFSHSTNLWRHKQTHTGEKPCKCNLCPAEFSQSTNLWRHKQTHTGEKPYKCNLCPAEFSRSTDLQRHIHKHTGEKSYKCNLCPAEFVQSMHLRNHKQTHTGKKPHKCDTCHAKFSRNTDLRRHMLTHTGEKPHKCNLCPAEFRRSTDLQAHTHMHTGEKPYKCNVCPAEFSHSANLWRHKQTHTGEKPYKCNLCPAEFSQSTNLRRHELTHTGKKP; the protein is encoded by the exons ATGACGCCTTTGATGGCACAGATTAAAGAAGAACCCCAAGACTGCTCTTCAAGTGAACACCTGCTCGTGGTAGTGAAGACGGAGCGATACGATGCTACAATTCCCGAAGGGCAGGACCATGTTGGGCACAGCAATGACACATCCTCAGAAG AAGCAGTAGCAAGCACTGGTCTACTTCATATCAAGGATGAGCCCAAAGACATTTGTGATTCAGCTTTCAACTCTTCAAATGCACAGTTCAGCATCAAAACAACAGCTCAGTGTCCGTTCGACAACACTGTCCCAGTCACTGTGGATGTTCGACCCACTGATTTCAGGCCCGGAGACTATGCTCCAGACCAGAAAGAGACCCAACAGCCAAGTGAATCATCAATCACTGACCACGAGAAGGACAGGATGTACAAGTGCAGTGTTTGTTCAGCTACATGCATTGACATAGACCACTTGGAAGTTCACCTCAGAACGAACAAAGTGAACAGATTCACCTGCGACACATGCCGACACAAACCAACACAAGCCACAGGAATGAAGTCacacaagtgtgatctctgttcCGCAGAGTTCAGCAGCAGCTCGAACATGCGgcgtcacaagcagacacacacgggagagaagcccttcaagtgtgacctctgtcctgcagagtttaGCCGCAGCACAAACCTGCGGTGCCACAAGCAAAcgcacacgggtgagaagccgtacaagtgtgaCGCCTGTCATGCAAAGTTCAGCCATATCACAAATCTGCAGCGACACAAgctgacacacacgggcgagaagccatacaagtgcaatctctgtccAGCAGAGTTCAGCCGGAGCACAGACCTTCAGcgtcacacgcacacacacacgggcAAAAAGCCATACCAGTGCGATCTTTGTCCTGCGGAGTTCATTCAGCGCATGCATCTGCGGCATCACAAGCAgacgcacacgggcgagaagccatacaagtgtgacacCTGTCATGCAAAATTCAGCCGCAGCACGGACCTGCGGCGTCACATGCTGacacacacaggtgagaagccgcACAAGTGCAGTcgctgtcctgcagagttcagccggagCACAGACCTTCAGGctcacacacacatgcacacaggTGAAAAGCCATACAGGTGCGATATATgttctgcagagttcagccgcaGCTCAAACCTGCGGTATCACAAGCAGAAGCACAAGGGCGAGAAGctgtacaagtgcgatgtctgtcctgcagagttcagtcaCAGCACAAACCTATGGCgccacaagcagacacacacgggtgagaagccgtgcaagtgcaacctctgtcctgcagagttcagccagagtaCAAACCTATGGCGCCACAAAcagacgcacacaggtgagaagccgtacaagtgcaatctctgtcctgcagaattCAGCCGGAGCACAGACCTTCAGCGTCACATACACAAACACACAGGCGAAAagtcatacaagtgcaatcTGTGTCCTGCAGAATTCGTTCAGAGCATGCACCTGCGGAATCACAAGCAGACGCACACGGGcaagaagccacacaagtgtgacACCTGTCATGCAAAATTCAGCCGTAACACAGACCTGCGGCGTCATATGCTGACACATACAGgtgagaagccacacaagtgcaatctctgtcctgcagagttcaggcGTAGCACAGACCTTCAGGCTCACACTCACATGCACACGGGTGAAAAACCgtacaagtgcaatgtctgtcctgcagagttcagccacagcGCAAACCTATGGCgccacaagcagacacacacgggtgagaagccatacaagtgcaacctctgtcctgcagagttcagccagagcacaAACCTGCGGCGTCACGAGTTGACACACACAGGCAAGAAGCCATAG